CCGAACCTCCAGTATCAACGGGAGAGCGACTGCTTCCTGTACACGGTGGACCACGGTCGCTGGTCGATGTGCGAGGCAGTGGTCTCCTCGGTCGCCGCCGCCACCGGCCGTGACCCACTCGGGTTGCCACAGCTCTACGACGCTATCGACCCCGATGCGCTCGATGCTCTCCTCTCCCCTGCTCCCGACCCTGGGAACGACCGGTCCGTCTCCGTCTCGTTCGAGTACGCCGACTGCCGGGTCTCGATCGAGGGCGAGTCGCGGATTCGCGTCCGGGCCACGGCCGGGGTCGCGTCTGACTGAGTCGGAGACTCCGGAGTCCCCCGAACACAGCCGGGGGCTCGCATCGTGGCGCGACTCCGATACGGGTGGGTCGCGCCCGGGACACGACACTCACGTTCCGAACAGCGAGGCGAGGACGGCCGACTCGGCCCGCTGGAGGTGCTCGCCCGCGGTCGAGGCAGTGCAGCCCATCGCCGCTGCCACGTCGGCCGCCGTCGCCTCGCGTGGCACCTCGTAGTAGCCGACGGCCAGTGCTGCCTCGACGGCCTCGCGCTGGCGGGGCGAGAGGGCTTCACGGGCGTCGGCTGGGGTGACACGGTCGCCGCCGACACGGTCCACCTCGATGCCTACCGTCTCGGGCACGCCGTCGACGGCCGCCTGCACGTCGGCCTCCGTCCCGACGATGGTGAAGGTGCTGCTCCCGTCCTCCCGCCACTCGACCGGGGGCACGGTCAGCAGTCCGTCCCGTGTGAAGTTCTCCCAGAGCGCTCGTGACTCGGCCGGGGCGCGACCCTTCAGGAACAGGTAGCACTCGCGGTCGGTCACCGGGAGCAGCTCGTACTCGAACAGCTGCTCGTCGGCCGCGAGTCCGGGTTCGAGTCGCTCGTACTCACCCCGGAGCCGGAGGAGGAACGCCGCCGGCGGCTCCCTGATGTTCCAGTTCACCGTCTGAACCCTGGTCAGGAACGGTGCCTCGGTGAGTCGCTCGTACAGCGTCGGGCTGTCGAGCGACTGCGGGTGGATGGTCACCCGGACGCGTTTCATGTTCGCGCGTTCTCGCAAGGCGTGGAAAAGTGTTGCTGGGAGGTGGGGGACTTGAACCAGCCCCGGTCATCCGGCGCAATCGACTCGACGAGAACGGTCCAATCCGTGGGCATGAACGCCGATTCGTCGCAGCTGTACGGCGCGGTGACGAGCCTCTGGACCATCGTCGCCGGTGTCGTCCTCTCGTTCCTGGTCGTCCCCGCGACGGTGTACTACCTGCTCGTCGTCAGGACGGCCGCCGCACCGGGGTGGCCGTCCGTCGGCCTCGCGGGCGGAATCGCGATGGTACCGGGATTGGTGATGGGGACGCTCGGGCTCTGGGTCGCGGCACGGGGGTGACCACACCTGTCCATATACACGGAACAGGCCCAATACCACGGCCTTCAGGCCGTGGATACGAGCCGTCACTCCGGGCAATAGACCACCGTTCAAACGGTTGCCCTGAGTTTCCACGGTGACATTTAAGTGACAGGCTGCCATTCCGGAGAGTAGGAATCGGTGGATCGGAGCGGATTCCGAACCGTCCTTCGGAGGCGGCCTGTCCGCCCACATAACGAGGCAGTATCCGAAAAAGAGTCGGTGAACGCCACATCCTCGAAGGGTGTGCCAACGTGCCGACTGCTCACCGCACGCGACACGATACCCCCGACTCTACTGACACCTGCTGGCGTCCCGCTGGCAACAACAACACCGGGACGCCATTCACGGTTGAGGATAGGGGTAACGGCCACTTGGCATGGCCAGCAGTCCACCAGTCCGACGTTGTGGGACTACCCGCGCCCGAAAAGACTGGTAGTCCGCCGATTGGACTGCGAACCTGAAACTCCCACCGCTCGGGATTCCTCCGCGTTTACGTGGAGGAGGATGTCAATGCCCGTCCGACTACAGGTGTTAGAGGATCAGTCATGCAGCTCACCAACTATGTACGGCACCGACGGTGGACGCCCGTGCTCGGCTACGGGCTGTTCGTCGCCCTCATGGTCGCCGGCTACTACTACAACATCACCTTCGTCCAGCTCGGACTCATCGACCTCGGGACCAGACTCGTCGGGATGCCCGAGACGGCCGTCTCGGCGTGGATGGCGGGTCTGGCCCTCTGCACACTGCTCGTCGCCGTCGTCACCGGCGTCACCATGGACCGCCGCGGCTGGAGCACCGACCTCCGGACGAAGCTCCGGCTCCTGCTCGGCGTCGTCCTCGTGCAGTTCTGCCTCACGCTCGTCGCGCCGGTCATCCGGACCGTTCCCGGGTTCGGGGCCTGGATACTCGTCGCCTCGGTCGGACTCGGTGTGGGGTTCCCGGTGTCGTTCTCGCTGGCCATCGACCTCGTTCCGGTTCCCGATCGGGGCTACGTCGCCGCACTCATCACGGCTGTCGCGTACTTCCTCGCGAACGCCATCCCGCTCACGTGGTCGGTGGAGACGTTCAGCCGACTCATGGTGGCCGCGATGCTGCCCGGAATCCTCGTCCTCGTCATCCTCGTCTCCGGGCGAAGCGACCGCATCGAGGCGGTCCTGTCGACGCTCGACGGGCAGCGCGACGCGTTCGGTCCGGGCCGGTTCTGTCGCCCCGAGCCGGTGCAGGCACGGAGTCTCGCTTTCCTCGTCCCGACGCTGCTCATGTTCGGGGTGTTCTTCATCGACAGCCTCGGCTTCCTCCGCATCATCGACACGCCGTCGCTGCTGTTGAGCTCCTGGCAGTCGCCACAGCTCTCCACGCGGCTGCTCATCGCCGTCGCGCACGTCGTCGGGGCCGTCATGGCCGGGGTCATCTACGCGAACTACGCACTGAACCGGGTGTTCCTCTGGACGTTCGCGCTGTTCGCGCTGACCCACGTCCTCTACACGTGGGACCTCCGACTCGCTGCCGCGCTCCCCACGCTCGCCGGGGGCGCATCCTCCCCGCTCAACCCGGCGTTCTACGCGGTCGCGGTGAGCTTCTACACCACCCTCAACTTCGCACTCTGGCCCGACCTCTCGACCACCGAGACCATCGGCACGCACTCCGCCATCGGTATCGGCGTCGCTGGCTGGCTCGCCACCTTCCTCAGCACTGCGCTCGCGCTCTACTTCCAGGCCGCGGAGCTGACGCTGCTCTCGCACCTCAACGTCGTGCAGGCGCTCTCGCTGCTGCTCGTCTTCGGGCTGCTGGCGGGGCTCTACGTCCGCCGGATGGTCGTCCTCTCACGGACGGGTGATGTCGCGTGAACCCGACCGAACTCGTCCCGCTGCTCGTCGTCGTGGTCCTGCTCGTCTCGGCTAGCGGGGCGGACCCGGACCGGATGACCGTCACGCTGCAGGGCGATCACGTCGTCCAGGAGGTCGAGGACGTCCACGTCGTCGCCGGCGGGACCACGACCGTCCCGGCGAACGCGAGCGTCTCGGGCGACATCTACGTCATCGGTGGCATGGCCCGTGTCGAAGGGACGGTCGACGGCGGCGTGACGGTCCTGGCGGGGAACGCGACCGTCGGGGACGGCGCGACCGTCACCGGCACGGTCCGGACCATCGCCGGTGGCGGGTTGACGGTCGCCGACGGCGCGACCGTCGGCACGCTCGACCGGTTCGAACCGCCGGCGGCCAACAGCTCGCCGACGAGACGGGTGCTCACCTTCCTGCTCCAGTTCCTGCTGCTCGGCGCGGCGGGCTGGTGGCTCGCGAGACGACAGCCGACACTGCTGTCGAACGTCGGCCACGCGGTGACGGACCACCCGCTGGTCAGCGGCGTCGTCGGCTCACTCGGCGCGCTCTCGCTCCTCGTGCTGTTCGTCTACATGGCCTTCACCCTCCTCCTGCTCCCGGTCAGCCTCGTCGGCCTCCTCGGCCTGGCCCTGGTCGCGCTGTATGCCCAGGTCGTGTTCGGCTACCTCGTCGGCAGCCGGCTCCCCGTCGACCGGACGGACACCGCCACCGTGCTCGGCGTCGGCCTCGTGCTGTTCGCGTTCGAGGTGCTCGGGGCGTTCCCGGTCGTGGGCGCGCTGGTCCAGCTCGCCGCCATCGGCATCGGATTCGGCGCGGTGCTCAACACGTACTTCGGGCTGCAACGGTTCGAACCGGTGAGCCTGCCCGGAGGCGGCGACTGACCGGCCGAATCCAGCGTCGGGACCCGGTCTCCGTCCGGCGGTCCTGCTTCTCACGGCGAGAGAACCAGGTCCGCGTTTCATCCCGGTGGAGAACGTCCCTCTAGCTGTGATGATACCACTGCAGACACTCGGACTCCCGGAGTTGCTCGTGCTCCTCCTCATCATCGTCGTGCCGCTCACGATACTCGCGGCCATCGTCGTCGTTGGACTGTACCTCTACAACCAGCGTCCGTCCGGGTCGGCGACGGCGATGGAGACGCAGACGGGGGATGAACCGACCGATGTCGACGAACCGACGACCAGATGACGAACCATCCCTCGACCGGCGGCCACCGTCTCACGTGAGGAAGAAGCTCGGTGGATACAGCAACATACAGAGCACCGCCGCCCGACGGTCGATACCACGCTGCCAGTAGAACAGGCCGAGCACCAGCAACGAGACCAGGAGCATGTACTCCGCCGAGGACATGATGCCGCCCGGGTCGTCGAGCGTCACGTCGTAGAACAGCGGGCCGATGCCGAGCGAGAAGACGGGATCGGTGATGTTGCTCCCGAGGATGGCACCCACCGAGATGCCCTCCTCGCCACCGCGGGCGGCGATACCGGCGACGACGATCTCCGGGGCGGTCGTTCCGAGCCCGGTGAGCAGGCCGACGACGTACTCCGAGATGCCGACGGAGCGGGCTATCTCGACACCGGACGTGACCATGACGTGACCGCCGAGGACGACCATCCCGAGCCCGAGGACGATCCACGGGACCGTCCGCCGGGGCGGCTCGCGCTCGACGACCTCCTCGGTGATCTCCTCGCCACCCTCGTTGGTATACATCGTGTAGATGAAGAAGACGTACGAGAGCATCATCAGGAACCCCTCCGAGCGGATGAGCTCGCCGTCCTCGATGGTGAGGATCATGATGATCATCGAGAGCACCATCGCCCCGCCGTATATCATCACGTTCCGACGCTCGGCGAAGATGGGCGAGATGAGTGCCACAATCCCGATGGCGAGCGTGATCTGGGCGGTCTCGGAGCCGACGATGTTCCCGACGAGCAGGTCACCAGCGCCGTAGGAGGCGGCGTACAGCGAGGTGGTCATCTCCGGGACGGACGTCCCGACTGCGATGACGGTGACGCCGACGAACAGCTTCGAGACGCCGTAGTACAGGGCGAGATCGCCGGCGGAGGAGACGGCACGCTCCGCTCCGACCACCAGGAGCGCGAGCCCGCCGACGAAGAGGACGTACTGTTCGAGCACGGGTTGGGCCTCACACCGGTCTGACCGGGGCCGGATTCGCCCCGACCGCCGGACCGGTCTCGTGGGTGACCTGTCAACGCCGGTTCCCCTCAGCGTTTCGGTGCGGCGGACTCGCGCCCCTCGGTCAGCAGCTCCCGGATGACCCGGACGGTCAGCCGGTCCAGGCTGAACGACGCCACCGCGAAGGAGCCGAAGAACACCACGACGGCGACCACGTCCAGGAGGAGGATGGCCGCCACGTCGAGCGTCGCGACGCTCTCGATGAGGGTCACGGCCCCGTCGAGCCCGACCTCGAAGGTGACCAGCGCGGTCGCGCCGCCGAGCGCAACGCCGAGGCCGAACACCAGCAGCCAGTACTGCGCCGGGAGCAGGTGACCTGCCACGAAGCCGCGCCTCCGCCCGGAACGGCCAGTGAGGGCGTCGAACTGCGTCCGCAGCTGGTCGAGCACCGTCACGGCGAGCACGAACCAGAGCACCGCCGCCAGACCGAGACGGACGAGTGTCGGAGAGACTTCGAGCACGCGCTCCGCGAACAGTTCGACGACGGTGGGCGTCGCCCTGTCGACGACGACGTAGAACAGCCAGTAGCCGAGGGCCGCGTCGACGGGCCCGTACGCCGGGAACCCGCCCTCCCTGCGGGGCCGGGTTCCGGTGCTGGTGGTGACGTGCGTATCCATGCTATAGAGACGCTGTGAGTGGGCTTGAACCCGAACGGTCCCTCTCACCGGATGGGAACGTCGGGGCCCCCCGAGAGGCCCGGTGCTGGTTCTCAGGTGGTGGGAGCAAGCAGTAGTCGGATGTGGTCACCCGACGTACCACCACGCATGAACAACAGCAGCAACCGGTCACTCGCAGGAAGCCTGACGCTACTCCTCGGTCTCCTGCTGTTCGTCGCCGGTGCGGTCGTCGTGGTGTTCGACTATCAGGTCGAGGTCCCGCTCCCGGTGCTTGGAGCACTCGCCGTCATACTCGTCGGCGTCGGGGCCGCGACGCGCAACGCTGGCGGTGGGGGGCGCACGGTATGACGCTGCGAAAACGCCTGGGGCTGGTCACCGTCGGCGGCCTGCTGCTCGGTGCTGCCGGCCTCGTGGTCGGTCGGGTCCGAACCGAACGGTCGACACGTCGCCGGGTCGAGGACCTCCTCGCAGCCGCGGAGCGACCGGCAGCCGAACACGGTTCGGTCGGCGGGCTGACCGACCTCCCGTCGCCAGTCCGTCGGTACTTCGACGCGGTGCTGGCTCCGGAGCAGGCACCACCCCGGACCGCACGCCTGCACCAGCACGGGTCGTTCCTGCTCGGCGATGAGTGGCGGCCGATGACCGCGACCCAGCACGTCACCGTCGACCCGCCGGGGTTCGTCTGGGACGCGAGCATCCACGCGGCACCGCTCGTTCGGGTCCGCGTCGTCGACGCCTACGAAGGCGGCGAGGGGTCGCTCCGGGCACTCGCCCTCGGTGCTGTTCCGGTTGCGTCCGCGCCGTCGAACCCGGAGATGGACCGAGGCGAACTGCTGCGGTACCTCGCCGAAGGCCCCTGGCTACCGACCGCACTGCTCCCGTCCAACGGCGTCGCGTGGGAGTCCATCGACGAGCGACGCGCGAAGGCGACCATCGTCGACGGCTCGACAGCGGCATCGCTCGTGTTCCACTTCGACGAAGCCGACCTGATCGAACGGGTCACCGCCGAGCGCCGCTATCGGCAGGAAGACGACGACTTCCTCCCGTGGACGGGCCACTTCGGCGAGTACGAGTGGCACGACGGCGTCCGGATTCCGACCGAAGCCCGCGTCGAATGGGAGACCCCCTCGGGGCCGTCGCCGTACTGGCGGGCGCGTGTCACGGCGGTCGAGTACGACGTTGCAGACCGCTCCCGGCACGGGGTGCCGGACGCTTGAGTCGAAGCCAGCGCACCGCGCGTTGAGCGTCCGGTGCTGGGCTCAGACGCTCGACGTCCCGTCGCCGACGATAGGGTTCGTCGCCGACGATGGGGTTGCAGGACCGACAGCTGGCCCGGACGCGTCCCGTCAGTCCGCCTTGGACTGGCTCTCGCTCACATCGATGCTCCCCATCTCTGGCGCGGACTGGTCCCCCAGGCCGGCCTGGAGCTTCCCGATGGCCACGGCGACCGCGTAGATACCCACGCCACACAGGACGACTACCCCGCCCGCCGTCGCGCCGATCTCGTACGAGACGGCGATGCCGAGCAGCACGGAGAGTTCGGCGAGTACGATTGAGACGAGCAGTGACTCGTTGAAGCTCCTGGCGACCTGTGACGCGCCCGCCACGGGGACCACGAGCATCGCCGCCACGAGGATGACGCCCATTATCTGCATCGCGCCGACGACGACGAGCGCGGTCAGCATCACCATGATTCGGTTGTACCAGCTCACGGAGATACCGGCGACCTCCGCCGCCGTCTCGTCGAAGGTGACGTAGAGCAACTGGTTGCGCGTCAGCGCGACGACGCCGACGATGATTGCGAACAGCACGAGGAGGATGGCGGCGCTCTGGGAGGTCACCGTCGAGAGGTTCCCGAAGAGGTACTGGTCGACGCTGACCGTCAATCCGCCCGCGTTGATGCTGATGAGTGTCGTCCCGAGAGCGAAGCCGGTCGACAGTACGATGGCCATGGACACGTCGTTGTACGCGTCGGTCACCTCCGAGATGAGTTCGATGAACAGCGCGGCTATCATCGCCACGACGACCGCCGTCAGGTACGGCGTCACCCCGAGATCGATGGCTGCGTTGAGGAACAGCCCGACCGCGACGCCCGCGAACGCCGTGTGGGCGAGGGCGTCACCGATGAGCGAGAGCTGTCGATGGACCAGGAACGTCCCGATGAGCGGTGCCATGACCCCGATGCAGAGGCCGACGAGGATGCCCCGCTGCATGAAGCCGTAGCTCAGCATCTCGATGCCGGCCGTCCGGGCGAGCCACGACATCGCGCCCGACCAGAGGTCGAGGAGCCAGTACATCGGAGCCAACACCGTATCTAGCGTCTCGTTCGAGGTGGACTGGAGCAACACTGCTGCGAGCATTCCCGTCATTTCTGCTCACCCAGGAAGTTCGCAGCCGTCCCGAAGGCTCGGCCGAGCGCGTCGCTCTCGACGAACTCGTCGGTGGGGCCGTCGAAGTACACCTCGCGGTTTAGACAGATGACGCGTTCCGCGTGCTCGGTCACGGCACCGAGGTCGTGTTCGATGAGTAGGACGGTGATACCCCGATCGTTCAGCGACTGGAGGAGTTCGTAGAACGCCTGCACCGATTCCGCGTCGACCCCGACCGTCGGCTCGTCGAGCACCAGCAGTTCGGCCTCGCCCGCCAACGCCCGGGCGATGAAGGCCCGCTGGCGCTGGCCCCCGGAGAGTTGCGTGATGCGGCGGTCCGCGAACGCCGACATCCCGACCGTCGCCAGCGCGCCGTCGACGATCTCCCTGTCCTCCTCCCAGAGGCGACCGAAGCCGACGTGTGGGAACCGACCCATGTTCACGACCTCGCGGACCGTGATGGGCATCTCCTTCGAGGCACTGGCGTGTTGGGCGACGTAGCCGAGCCGTCCCCCGTCGTCGA
The DNA window shown above is from Haloarchaeobius litoreus and carries:
- a CDS encoding sodium:calcium antiporter, with translation MLEQYVLFVGGLALLVVGAERAVSSAGDLALYYGVSKLFVGVTVIAVGTSVPEMTTSLYAASYGAGDLLVGNIVGSETAQITLAIGIVALISPIFAERRNVMIYGGAMVLSMIIMILTIEDGELIRSEGFLMMLSYVFFIYTMYTNEGGEEITEEVVEREPPRRTVPWIVLGLGMVVLGGHVMVTSGVEIARSVGISEYVVGLLTGLGTTAPEIVVAGIAARGGEEGISVGAILGSNITDPVFSLGIGPLFYDVTLDDPGGIMSSAEYMLLVSLLVLGLFYWQRGIDRRAAVLCMLLYPPSFFLT
- a CDS encoding DUF6920 family protein yields the protein MTLRKRLGLVTVGGLLLGAAGLVVGRVRTERSTRRRVEDLLAAAERPAAEHGSVGGLTDLPSPVRRYFDAVLAPEQAPPRTARLHQHGSFLLGDEWRPMTATQHVTVDPPGFVWDASIHAAPLVRVRVVDAYEGGEGSLRALALGAVPVASAPSNPEMDRGELLRYLAEGPWLPTALLPSNGVAWESIDERRAKATIVDGSTAASLVFHFDEADLIERVTAERRYRQEDDDFLPWTGHFGEYEWHDGVRIPTEARVEWETPSGPSPYWRARVTAVEYDVADRSRHGVPDA
- a CDS encoding metal ABC transporter permease, whose protein sequence is MLAAVLLQSTSNETLDTVLAPMYWLLDLWSGAMSWLARTAGIEMLSYGFMQRGILVGLCIGVMAPLIGTFLVHRQLSLIGDALAHTAFAGVAVGLFLNAAIDLGVTPYLTAVVVAMIAALFIELISEVTDAYNDVSMAIVLSTGFALGTTLISINAGGLTVSVDQYLFGNLSTVTSQSAAILLVLFAIIVGVVALTRNQLLYVTFDETAAEVAGISVSWYNRIMVMLTALVVVGAMQIMGVILVAAMLVVPVAGASQVARSFNESLLVSIVLAELSVLLGIAVSYEIGATAGGVVVLCGVGIYAVAVAIGKLQAGLGDQSAPEMGSIDVSESQSKAD
- a CDS encoding HalOD1 output domain-containing protein, with the protein product MSIDDTDPSPQESPGFHIPNLQYQRESDCFLYTVDHGRWSMCEAVVSSVAAATGRDPLGLPQLYDAIDPDALDALLSPAPDPGNDRSVSVSFEYADCRVSIEGESRIRVRATAGVASD
- a CDS encoding helix-turn-helix domain-containing protein, giving the protein MKRVRVTIHPQSLDSPTLYERLTEAPFLTRVQTVNWNIREPPAAFLLRLRGEYERLEPGLAADEQLFEYELLPVTDRECYLFLKGRAPAESRALWENFTRDGLLTVPPVEWREDGSSTFTIVGTEADVQAAVDGVPETVGIEVDRVGGDRVTPADAREALSPRQREAVEAALAVGYYEVPREATAADVAAAMGCTASTAGEHLQRAESAVLASLFGT
- a CDS encoding MFS transporter, coding for MEEDVNARPTTGVRGSVMQLTNYVRHRRWTPVLGYGLFVALMVAGYYYNITFVQLGLIDLGTRLVGMPETAVSAWMAGLALCTLLVAVVTGVTMDRRGWSTDLRTKLRLLLGVVLVQFCLTLVAPVIRTVPGFGAWILVASVGLGVGFPVSFSLAIDLVPVPDRGYVAALITAVAYFLANAIPLTWSVETFSRLMVAAMLPGILVLVILVSGRSDRIEAVLSTLDGQRDAFGPGRFCRPEPVQARSLAFLVPTLLMFGVFFIDSLGFLRIIDTPSLLLSSWQSPQLSTRLLIAVAHVVGAVMAGVIYANYALNRVFLWTFALFALTHVLYTWDLRLAAALPTLAGGASSPLNPAFYAVAVSFYTTLNFALWPDLSTTETIGTHSAIGIGVAGWLATFLSTALALYFQAAELTLLSHLNVVQALSLLLVFGLLAGLYVRRMVVLSRTGDVA
- a CDS encoding metal ABC transporter ATP-binding protein; the encoded protein is MSGEHVGETVDTVAAADVAASAGDGTVIELSDVEFGYTATPVVEDISLSITAGEYVAVVGPNGSGKSTLLQLMLGLLKPDSGEARLFGEPAHRFDDGGRLGYVAQHASASKEMPITVREVVNMGRFPHVGFGRLWEEDREIVDGALATVGMSAFADRRITQLSGGQRQRAFIARALAGEAELLVLDEPTVGVDAESVQAFYELLQSLNDRGITVLLIEHDLGAVTEHAERVICLNREVYFDGPTDEFVESDALGRAFGTAANFLGEQK
- a CDS encoding polymer-forming cytoskeletal protein; the protein is MNPTELVPLLVVVVLLVSASGADPDRMTVTLQGDHVVQEVEDVHVVAGGTTTVPANASVSGDIYVIGGMARVEGTVDGGVTVLAGNATVGDGATVTGTVRTIAGGGLTVADGATVGTLDRFEPPAANSSPTRRVLTFLLQFLLLGAAGWWLARRQPTLLSNVGHAVTDHPLVSGVVGSLGALSLLVLFVYMAFTLLLLPVSLVGLLGLALVALYAQVVFGYLVGSRLPVDRTDTATVLGVGLVLFAFEVLGAFPVVGALVQLAAIGIGFGAVLNTYFGLQRFEPVSLPGGGD